A section of the Phycodurus eques isolate BA_2022a chromosome 4, UOR_Pequ_1.1, whole genome shotgun sequence genome encodes:
- the si:ch211-105c13.3 gene encoding protein S100-A16 — translation MESAIQTLVTTFLGSTKGKESMDGKSFQKMVKKHLSGVMEDTNSSAAIKEMQNGLDENKDGKVSFQEYLTLIGYVAKSVSESKCPSNAAS, via the exons ATGGAGTCAGCCATCCAGACACTTGTGACAACATTTCTTGGTTCTACCAAAGGCAAGGAGAGCATGGATGGGAAGTCCTTCCAGAAGATGGTAAAGAAGCACCTTAGCGGTGTCATGGAG GACACAAACAGCTCGGCGGCCATCAAGGAGATGCAGAATGGCCTGGATGAGAACAAGGATGGGAAAGTCAGCTTTCAGGAATACCTCACTCTGATTGGCTACGTTGCCAAATCGGTCAGCGAGAGCAAGTGCCCATCCAACGCGGCGTCATAG